The region AAGATGCTAAAAGGTGGTGGGAAGCTAACAATAACAAGCCTAAATTGCCGGAGTCATTCAAAAGCAAAAAGCTTATATCGTTTGAATCTCTAATAACAACAGCGGAGGAGTGTTGCAATCAACAGATTAAAGGAAGTGAAAGTAATGGCTGACTTAGATGCAGCAATCACTCGACAGCAGTTACTTGAGACAGAGCTTAATCGCTATGTGTCAGTGTTGCGAGAGCACTATGACCCGCGATCGATCCGGGTATTCGGCTCAATGGTAAGTGGCACGGTTCATGAATGGTCGGATATTGACTTGGTGATTGTCAAAGACACTACTCAACGTTTTCTAGATCGCACTAAGGAGGTTTTAAAGCTACTGCAACCACGAGTAGGCTTGGATGTGCTGGTATATACTCCTGCTGAGTTTGCTCGACTCTATCAGGAGCGGGCATTTGTGCGAGATGAAATTGTGAACAAAGGCAGGGTGCTGTATGAACGCAGAATATGAGCGTTGGTTAGCC is a window of Leptolyngbyaceae cyanobacterium JSC-12 DNA encoding:
- a CDS encoding putative nucleotidyltransferase (IMG reference gene:2510097242~PFAM: Nucleotidyltransferase domain), with product MADLDAAITRQQLLETELNRYVSVLREHYDPRSIRVFGSMVSGTVHEWSDIDLVIVKDTTQRFLDRTKEVLKLLQPRVGLDVLVYTPAEFARLYQERAFVRDEIVNKGRVLYERRI